A single Bacteroidales bacterium DNA region contains:
- the priA gene encoding primosomal protein N' has translation MLFVDVILPLALPRFFTYAVPNELDGLVKKGIRVIVPFGTRKFYSGIVHEVHERVPEQYSVKELVSVLDEHPVVNDIQLSFWQWIASYYMCNMGDVMKAAIPSGLKLESETRIYFNPDYVQCDELTEREEEILDIVYRKKNLPVSEIAVLYKRKDLMRIVQSLVDKEALWVEEAINHRYKPKLETYIHLHPEIDSEEKLRTAFDSLERAPRQLDLLMEYISLSGAFSVREERPVPKKELIRTANSQGDALNSLVKKKILESYPVEVSRLKQDEGELHAMPELTQHQQKAIEEIRTFFSKRETVLLHGVTSGGKTEIYIHLIREQLQQGKQVLYLLPEIALTAQIIDRLKNIFGNQVGVYHSKFSDAERVEVWNSIRKADGYRIILSVRSGIFLPFDKLGLIIIDEEHENTYKQYDPAPRYHARDAAVVLASMHGSNVILGSATPGVESYHNTLDGKYRLVELTQRYAGIALPEMIIADTSLARKAKKMQSHFHPDLLEAIDHTLKAGKQVILFQNRRGFAPYVQCRVCEYIPRCEHCDVSLTYHKFSDRLVCHYCGYSTENLHQCPECGSLDIATVGFGTEKIEDEIQIFFPHAHISRLDMDTSRSRNKYEKIITDFECGKTDILIGTQMISKGLNFEKVHLVGILNADNMLNFPDFRAFERSFQLMVQVSGRAGRFGERGKVIIQTSFPKHIILQQVRDHNYSEMFRAQLEDRKTFCYPPFYRLIRITLKHKNKEVVHHAAMDTAAYLKQTFGHRVLGPEVPIIARIQNNYIENILLKIEKQASLPKVKSILSGVINTLKILPAYKSLQTVIDVDPV, from the coding sequence TTGTTATTCGTTGATGTCATATTACCTTTAGCCCTTCCTCGCTTTTTTACTTATGCTGTTCCCAATGAACTGGACGGACTGGTGAAAAAAGGGATCAGGGTGATCGTACCCTTTGGAACCCGTAAATTCTACTCAGGGATTGTGCATGAAGTACATGAACGCGTCCCGGAACAGTATTCCGTAAAGGAACTGGTATCGGTGCTGGACGAACATCCTGTGGTGAACGATATCCAGTTGTCATTCTGGCAATGGATTGCATCCTATTACATGTGTAACATGGGGGATGTCATGAAAGCAGCTATTCCGTCCGGGCTAAAACTGGAAAGTGAAACCCGGATATATTTTAATCCGGATTATGTGCAGTGTGATGAACTGACAGAACGGGAAGAAGAGATATTGGATATCGTATACCGGAAAAAAAACCTTCCCGTAAGTGAAATTGCTGTTCTGTATAAGCGGAAAGACTTAATGCGCATTGTACAGTCCCTGGTCGATAAGGAAGCTCTTTGGGTAGAAGAGGCCATTAATCATCGGTACAAGCCAAAACTGGAAACATATATTCATTTACATCCTGAGATAGACAGTGAAGAAAAACTGAGGACTGCTTTTGATTCATTGGAAAGAGCCCCCAGGCAATTAGACTTGCTGATGGAGTATATCAGCTTGTCGGGGGCATTTTCTGTCCGGGAAGAAAGGCCCGTTCCGAAGAAGGAACTGATCCGCACGGCGAACAGCCAGGGTGATGCTCTTAATAGTCTGGTAAAAAAGAAAATACTTGAAAGTTATCCGGTGGAGGTTTCCCGGTTGAAACAAGATGAAGGGGAGCTACATGCCATGCCTGAACTGACGCAACATCAGCAGAAAGCAATAGAGGAGATCCGGACCTTTTTCTCCAAACGGGAAACCGTATTACTGCATGGTGTTACATCAGGGGGAAAAACCGAGATATATATCCACCTGATCAGGGAGCAGCTACAACAGGGTAAACAGGTGCTGTATCTGTTGCCGGAAATTGCACTGACAGCACAGATCATAGACCGGTTAAAAAATATTTTCGGTAACCAGGTGGGTGTATACCATTCAAAATTCTCTGATGCAGAACGGGTGGAAGTCTGGAACAGTATCCGTAAAGCTGACGGTTATCGCATCATATTAAGTGTCAGGTCCGGTATCTTTCTTCCTTTTGATAAGCTGGGACTGATTATCATTGATGAAGAACATGAGAATACTTACAAGCAATATGACCCGGCGCCCCGTTACCATGCACGTGATGCGGCGGTTGTACTGGCATCCATGCATGGGTCAAATGTAATTCTGGGATCCGCAACACCGGGTGTCGAGAGTTATCACAATACTTTGGATGGAAAATACCGGTTGGTGGAACTGACACAACGTTATGCCGGCATTGCTTTGCCGGAAATGATCATTGCCGACACCTCACTGGCGCGTAAAGCAAAAAAAATGCAGTCGCATTTCCATCCGGATTTGCTGGAGGCCATTGATCACACCTTGAAAGCAGGAAAACAGGTGATCCTTTTCCAGAACAGGCGTGGATTTGCTCCTTATGTACAATGCCGGGTTTGCGAATATATCCCTCGTTGTGAACATTGTGATGTCAGCCTTACCTATCATAAATTTTCTGACCGGCTGGTATGTCATTATTGCGGATACAGTACGGAAAATCTTCACCAATGCCCCGAATGCGGAAGCCTGGACATCGCTACCGTAGGTTTTGGGACCGAAAAGATCGAAGATGAGATACAGATTTTTTTTCCTCATGCCCATATTTCCCGGTTGGACATGGATACCTCCCGTTCCAGGAATAAATATGAAAAAATCATTACGGATTTTGAGTGTGGAAAAACAGATATATTGATCGGGACACAAATGATTTCCAAAGGGTTGAACTTTGAAAAAGTGCATCTGGTGGGGATACTGAACGCAGATAATATGCTTAATTTTCCCGATTTCCGCGCTTTTGAACGGAGTTTTCAATTGATGGTACAGGTGAGCGGCCGTGCAGGAAGATTTGGAGAGAGGGGGAAAGTCATCATACAGACATCTTTTCCGAAACATATAATTTTGCAACAGGTAAGGGATCATAATTATTCGGAAATGTTCCGTGCACAACTTGAAGACCGTAAAACTTTCTGCTATCCTCCCTTCTATCGATTGATCAGGATTACCTTAAAGCACAAGAACAAAGAAGTTGTTCATCATGCTGCAATGGATACTGCGGCTTATTTAAAACAAACATTCGGGCACCGTGTCCTGGGTCCGGAGGTGCCGATCATTGCACGTATACAAAATAACTACATAGAAAATATCCTGTTGAAGATTGAG